One region of Limnothrix sp. FACHB-406 genomic DNA includes:
- a CDS encoding adenosine deaminase, producing MPKLSSFAVLWGLLLGSGLVVSSVAAQEAPVNPRSRRDAEAQVSQWLEQHRASPPAIRAFVQRMPKGGDIHTHLSGAVYAERYLEWAAADGYCIDPQALTLIPPSACGQNSRYFPASQLPNRPDTYDALINLWSTRNLPFANRSGHDQFFQAFGGFSEISSAPSRQDDMVAEVANRAADQHIFYLELLMTVQGAEVRQLGRAVGWSGDFAQMRRALLDRGLMDLVARGSQEVANLERQVASTLRCDTPMAQPGCEVTVRYLQQTTRTKAPEEVFAQFVYAFELAKANSRVVGINLVAPEDNPVALRDYQQQMQMLQFLKTQFPEVKISLHAGELTLGLVPPNDLRFHIRQAVEVAQASRIGHGVSILYENNPFQLMAEMRKRGVLVEICLTSNEVILNVAGNQHPFREYLAAGVPMTLASDDEGIARIDLSNEYGLAILRYQLSYADLKRLARNSLEYSFLSGVSLWNSSNFDAVTAACAQDSPNAASISAGCRGFLAQSDRARVQWKLESEFAQFEALPSFRTGP from the coding sequence ATGCCCAAACTTTCCTCCTTCGCTGTTTTATGGGGACTGTTGCTTGGTTCTGGCCTGGTTGTTTCCAGCGTTGCCGCCCAAGAAGCTCCCGTAAACCCGCGATCGCGCCGTGATGCCGAAGCCCAAGTGAGCCAATGGCTGGAGCAACACCGCGCCAGTCCCCCTGCGATTCGGGCCTTTGTGCAGCGAATGCCGAAAGGGGGCGACATTCATACACACCTGAGCGGGGCCGTTTATGCGGAGCGTTATTTGGAGTGGGCCGCCGCCGATGGCTACTGCATTGATCCCCAGGCCCTGACCCTGATTCCACCGAGTGCCTGTGGTCAAAACAGCCGCTATTTTCCCGCCTCGCAGTTGCCCAATCGTCCTGACACCTACGATGCCCTGATTAATCTGTGGTCAACGCGCAATCTGCCTTTTGCCAATCGATCGGGACATGATCAATTTTTCCAGGCGTTTGGCGGCTTTTCGGAAATTTCTTCTGCTCCGTCGCGCCAGGATGACATGGTGGCGGAGGTGGCCAATCGCGCCGCTGATCAGCATATTTTCTATTTAGAGCTGTTGATGACCGTTCAAGGCGCTGAAGTGCGTCAACTGGGGCGGGCGGTGGGCTGGAGTGGCGACTTTGCCCAAATGCGGCGCGCGCTGCTTGATCGCGGCTTAATGGATCTGGTGGCCCGAGGGAGCCAGGAGGTGGCGAATCTTGAACGCCAGGTCGCCAGCACTTTACGCTGCGATACGCCCATGGCTCAACCGGGCTGTGAAGTGACGGTGCGCTATTTGCAACAAACCACACGCACCAAAGCGCCCGAAGAAGTTTTTGCCCAATTTGTTTATGCCTTTGAGTTGGCTAAAGCAAACTCTCGCGTTGTGGGGATCAACTTAGTTGCGCCCGAAGATAATCCGGTGGCCCTGCGCGACTACCAGCAACAAATGCAGATGTTGCAATTTCTAAAAACGCAGTTTCCGGAAGTCAAAATTTCTCTTCACGCAGGGGAATTAACCCTGGGCTTAGTGCCACCGAATGATCTGCGTTTTCATATTCGTCAAGCGGTGGAAGTGGCTCAGGCCAGTCGCATTGGCCATGGGGTGAGCATTCTCTATGAAAACAACCCCTTTCAACTGATGGCAGAAATGCGCAAACGGGGGGTGTTAGTCGAAATTTGCCTCACCAGCAATGAGGTGATTTTGAATGTGGCTGGCAACCAACATCCCTTCCGCGAATATCTGGCGGCCGGTGTGCCGATGACGTTGGCTTCCGATGATGAGGGCATTGCTCGCATTGATTTGAGCAACGAGTATGGATTGGCAATCTTGCGCTATCAGTTGAGCTATGCCGATCTCAAACGGTTGGCGCGCAATAGTTTGGAATATAGTTTCCTCTCGGGAGTCAGTCTTTGGAATTCGTCAAATTTTGACGCAGTGACTGCCGCCTGTGCCCAAGATTCGCCCAACGCTGCTTCCATTTCGGCGGGTTGTCGGGGCTTTTTGGCCCAGAGCGATCGCGCCCGGGTGCAGTGGAAACTTGAATCGGAGTTTGCCCAATTTGAAGCCTTGCCCTCGTTCCGTACGGGCCCCTAG
- a CDS encoding Uma2 family endonuclease, with protein sequence MLTLAQWTVAEYHQMIAAGLLVDRRVELLNGQIIEMSPEGPEHTYRGETLAEWLRDRLRGRAYVREARPITLDHSEPEPDIAVVRGDRSQFVQRHPGAADLFWVIEIARSTLKTDLTHKRDLYARVGIPEYWVVDLVNRRVVVFRQPEAGRYSQEETVSDRPIAPLAFPDCAIDLVQLFQP encoded by the coding sequence ATGTTGACCCTGGCGCAATGGACTGTGGCGGAATATCACCAAATGATCGCGGCGGGCCTGCTGGTCGATCGCCGTGTGGAACTGTTGAACGGGCAAATTATTGAAATGTCACCGGAAGGGCCGGAGCATACCTATCGCGGCGAAACCCTGGCGGAGTGGCTGCGCGATCGCCTGCGGGGGCGAGCCTATGTGCGGGAAGCGCGACCGATTACCCTAGACCATTCGGAACCGGAGCCGGATATTGCAGTGGTGCGGGGCGATCGATCCCAATTTGTCCAACGACATCCCGGCGCGGCGGATTTGTTTTGGGTGATTGAAATTGCCCGATCGACCCTGAAAACCGACCTAACCCATAAGCGAGATCTCTACGCGCGGGTGGGAATTCCGGAATATTGGGTGGTGGATTTGGTGAATCGGCGGGTGGTGGTGTTCCGGCAACCGGAAGCGGGCCGCTACAGCCAAGAGGAAACGGTGAGCGATCGCCCGATCGCCCCGCTGGCTTTCCCGGACTGCGCGATCGATCTAGTCCAGCTCTTTCAACCGTAA
- a CDS encoding alpha/beta hydrolase gives MWSSQLRSLLIGELSWQRLIRSIVFVYVAITLYVFFRADSMIFLPPPPSYVDSPEILKIPVNPREKISALYLPQKNARSTILYIHGNASDLGQIRSWLFQLHNWGYPVFAYDYRGYGTSDGSPSEANAYEDAEAAYQYLTQTLKIAPRNLLVYGQSLGGGSATELARRHPVGGLILESTFTSAFRVVLPIAIFPFDKFTNHSKLAQVRSPVLVIHGQQDQTINWSHGQQLYAAAPGMKRSLWIAGAGHNDLSEVAGDRLRQSLAEFAALVETQNAAP, from the coding sequence ATGTGGTCTTCCCAGTTGCGATCGCTGTTAATTGGTGAACTGAGTTGGCAGCGATTGATTCGATCGATTGTTTTTGTCTATGTGGCAATTACGCTGTATGTCTTCTTTCGGGCGGATAGCATGATCTTCTTGCCACCGCCGCCGAGCTATGTTGACAGTCCTGAAATTTTGAAAATTCCGGTCAATCCTCGGGAAAAAATTTCAGCCCTTTATTTGCCACAGAAAAACGCCCGATCGACCATTCTTTATATTCACGGTAATGCCAGTGACTTGGGGCAAATTCGGTCCTGGCTGTTTCAGTTACATAACTGGGGCTATCCGGTGTTTGCCTACGATTATCGTGGCTATGGAACCAGTGACGGCAGCCCCAGCGAGGCCAATGCCTATGAAGATGCGGAAGCGGCATATCAATATCTCACCCAAACTTTGAAAATTGCGCCGCGCAATCTTCTGGTTTATGGGCAATCGCTCGGGGGCGGATCGGCCACGGAGTTGGCGCGACGGCATCCGGTGGGAGGCTTAATTTTGGAAAGCACTTTCACCTCTGCTTTTCGGGTGGTGTTGCCGATTGCGATTTTCCCCTTTGATAAGTTCACCAATCACAGTAAGTTGGCCCAGGTGCGATCGCCCGTTTTAGTCATTCATGGTCAACAGGATCAAACGATTAATTGGTCCCACGGGCAGCAACTCTACGCCGCTGCTCCCGGAATGAAGCGATCGCTCTGGATCGCTGGTGCCGGCCACAATGATTTGAGTGAAGTGGCGGGCGATCGATTGCGGCAGTCTCTCGCGGAATTTGCCGCCCTAGTCGAGACCCAAAACGCCGCGCCCTAG
- a CDS encoding phosphoketolase, which yields MTATTPAPTTTPAFCDGIQYFGAPWPEFDTLGAAPAVDATTGAIASPSDRAAAFQTLLAADALRYLTVQMTASKESGHPGGYASSADVMAALIMLGYKNFTTEVGHHAPGFYSQVFLDRSLEAMGITTVQQLRDRFRETHGLLGHLSGQIPGLLAPAGPLGQGQHFAMAGAKLFPGTLFPVTIGDGGLGEPYIMSSFGHFNTAYPQATNFLPILVWNGYSQEHHSMVSTKSNAAMEAYWRGNGFEEVVLLDAKAFDDADQPGDYVDSTQFSFAQRLVFAQAVLEATDKAAKLALGGKLTVLIIKQLKGAGVHKRGAQSHNLYPGDNLERDYIVAALKERALSPEAWQLVRTNFERSGGGPGSQVAVTESVRPLADLGKLNLVEFPAGEKKVSTTAMGDLVVQVGKADPDFIVTNADGNAASGINNINVGLKIVHPTTDPIYFQQPDGQVYEPLNEDACAGLAVGQALFGARSLWCSYESFAINGLPIWQTVTQAMAELRRPTPATVCLFTAGALEQGRNGWTHQRPEIENYFAAMMRNGNIFPLFPCDANSTQACYEWALAQVNKGITITVSKSPLPIVSTFEQTRQALQDGGFVLQETPGEKTVVLAVIGDMTLTPAIAAAEQLAAQGIGSRIVAVISPRRLYRSTDVAVEMCSEPDAHFVDDATFDRLFGGDALLGVTGGTSAMLEPIVLRSTAPRDVFAWKRGETTATAGQLMGLNGLTAENLVKRAIALLG from the coding sequence ATGACCGCCACAACCCCCGCACCCACGACCACGCCTGCGTTTTGCGACGGCATTCAATACTTCGGTGCGCCTTGGCCCGAATTTGACACCCTGGGTGCTGCGCCAGCCGTGGATGCGACCACAGGGGCGATCGCCAGTCCGAGCGATCGAGCGGCGGCCTTCCAAACTCTTCTGGCGGCCGATGCCCTGCGCTACCTGACCGTGCAAATGACCGCCAGCAAGGAATCGGGCCACCCCGGCGGCTATGCCAGTTCCGCCGATGTGATGGCGGCGCTGATCATGCTGGGCTACAAGAACTTCACCACGGAAGTGGGCCACCATGCCCCCGGTTTCTATTCTCAGGTGTTCTTGGATCGATCGCTCGAAGCCATGGGCATCACGACGGTACAGCAACTGCGCGATCGGTTCCGGGAAACCCACGGTCTGCTGGGTCACCTGTCCGGTCAAATCCCCGGCTTGCTCGCCCCCGCCGGCCCCCTCGGCCAGGGTCAGCACTTCGCCATGGCCGGCGCAAAGCTGTTTCCCGGAACCCTCTTCCCCGTGACGATCGGGGATGGCGGCCTGGGCGAACCCTACATCATGAGCAGCTTTGGTCACTTCAACACCGCCTATCCGCAGGCCACCAACTTCCTGCCGATCTTGGTTTGGAACGGCTACAGCCAAGAGCACCACAGCATGGTCTCCACCAAATCCAACGCCGCCATGGAAGCCTACTGGCGCGGCAATGGCTTTGAAGAAGTGGTGCTGCTGGATGCCAAGGCTTTCGACGATGCCGACCAACCGGGCGATTACGTCGATAGCACCCAGTTCTCCTTTGCCCAGCGGTTGGTGTTTGCCCAGGCGGTGCTGGAAGCCACTGACAAGGCGGCGAAACTGGCCTTGGGTGGCAAGCTGACGGTGCTGATCATCAAGCAACTGAAGGGGGCGGGTGTCCACAAGCGCGGGGCCCAATCTCACAACCTCTATCCCGGCGACAACCTGGAGCGGGACTACATTGTGGCGGCCCTGAAGGAGCGGGCCCTGTCGCCGGAGGCTTGGCAACTGGTGCGGACGAATTTTGAGCGATCGGGCGGTGGCCCCGGCTCCCAAGTGGCCGTGACCGAAAGCGTCCGCCCCTTGGCAGATTTGGGCAAGCTGAACCTGGTGGAATTCCCCGCTGGCGAAAAGAAAGTTTCGACCACGGCCATGGGTGATCTGGTGGTGCAAGTGGGCAAGGCCGACCCGGACTTCATCGTCACCAACGCCGACGGTAACGCCGCTTCGGGGATCAACAACATCAACGTGGGCCTGAAGATCGTTCACCCCACCACCGACCCCATCTATTTCCAACAGCCCGATGGTCAGGTCTATGAACCCCTGAACGAAGATGCCTGCGCCGGGTTGGCCGTGGGTCAAGCGCTGTTTGGGGCGCGATCGCTCTGGTGTTCCTACGAATCCTTCGCGATCAACGGGCTGCCGATTTGGCAAACCGTCACCCAAGCCATGGCCGAACTGCGCCGCCCCACGCCCGCCACGGTCTGCCTGTTCACGGCGGGCGCGTTGGAGCAGGGCCGTAACGGCTGGACACACCAACGCCCGGAAATCGAAAACTACTTCGCGGCGATGATGCGCAACGGCAACATCTTCCCGCTGTTCCCCTGCGATGCCAACAGCACCCAAGCTTGTTATGAGTGGGCGCTGGCTCAGGTGAATAAGGGGATCACAATTACGGTCAGTAAGTCGCCGTTGCCGATCGTCTCGACCTTTGAGCAAACGCGCCAAGCCTTGCAGGATGGCGGTTTTGTGTTGCAAGAAACGCCCGGTGAGAAAACCGTGGTCTTGGCGGTGATTGGTGACATGACGCTGACTCCGGCGATCGCGGCGGCGGAACAGTTGGCGGCCCAGGGCATTGGTTCGCGGATTGTGGCGGTGATTAGCCCCCGTCGCCTCTACCGATCGACTGATGTGGCGGTGGAGATGTGCTCGGAGCCGGATGCGCATTTTGTGGATGATGCGACGTTCGATCGGCTCTTTGGCGGTGATGCGTTGTTGGGCGTGACTGGCGGTACGAGTGCGATGCTGGAGCCGATCGTCCTGCGTAGCACGGCCCCGCGCGATGTGTTCGCCTGGAAGCGCGGCGAAACGACGGCGACCGCTGGCCAACTGATGGGCCTCAACGGTCTGACGGCGGAGAACCTGGTAAAACGGGCGATCGCGCTGTTGGGCTAG
- a CDS encoding abortive infection family protein, giving the protein MLTRLDKVRQLQNILINRATGCDACDEEYSKLRLELLRDSSVRDILPQFVKTCDELSKFWGFIKSRFSTYQERRMFIWEEFSLLIASLEQNIGTAHPADDDISAILINFDIENVHIAWQKALERRNEDPEAAITMARTLIESVCKHILDEAGIAHSDKDDLPKLYKETAKQLNMAPEQHQEEIFKQILGGCQTVIQGLGTLRNKLSDAHGKGKKAVKPSPRHATLAVNLAGSMAAFLVAAWEERSLKAT; this is encoded by the coding sequence ATGCTGACACGCTTAGACAAAGTACGGCAACTACAAAACATACTTATTAATCGTGCAACAGGTTGTGATGCCTGTGACGAAGAGTACAGTAAACTTCGCTTAGAGTTATTAAGGGATAGTTCAGTCAGAGATATTCTTCCTCAGTTTGTTAAGACTTGCGATGAACTTTCAAAGTTCTGGGGTTTCATTAAATCAAGGTTCAGTACTTACCAGGAACGGCGAATGTTTATATGGGAAGAATTTAGTTTATTAATTGCTTCTTTAGAACAAAATATTGGTACGGCTCATCCAGCAGATGATGATATCTCCGCTATTCTTATCAATTTCGATATTGAAAATGTTCACATTGCTTGGCAAAAAGCGCTTGAACGTCGCAATGAAGATCCAGAAGCAGCAATTACTATGGCACGTACATTAATCGAATCAGTTTGTAAACATATTTTGGATGAAGCAGGTATTGCTCATAGTGATAAAGATGACTTACCCAAACTCTATAAAGAAACTGCCAAACAACTTAATATGGCTCCTGAACAACATCAAGAAGAAATCTTTAAGCAAATTCTTGGTGGTTGTCAAACAGTAATTCAAGGGCTTGGTACTTTACGCAACAAGCTGAGTGATGCTCATGGCAAAGGTAAAAAAGCTGTTAAACCTTCTCCTCGACATGCTACCCTTGCCGTCAATTTGGCAGGTTCAATGGCAGCATTTTTGGTTGCAGCTTGGGAAGAGCGATCGTTGAAAGCGACCTAA